DNA from Sulfitobacter pacificus:
CCATGGCCGACTACGGCCGCGTCTATCCCGGCCCGATCGAGCCGGATGAGGCTGCCCAGAAGCGCATCGATGAGATCACCGCCGAGCTTGAGAAATTGCAGCTCGAGATGGAGGATGAGGGGCTCGAGGACGGTGCCTATAATGCCCTTTACGAGCGCGTGGACGCCTTGGAAGAGGAAGCCCGCGACCTGCAGGAGGCCTACAGCGCCGAAGACCTGGCGCGGGCAGGCGTGATCGCGTCGTGGCAGAGTGGGCAGATCACGTTCCAGGTTGGCCTCGTCCGCCCGGAGGACACCGTCAAAGAGGAGGGCGCGCGGGGCTCCTCGGCCAACCCGACCGAGGGGGAGGCCCCGGACGCCGGCGAAATCACCTACCCGGCCTCGCTGGCAGAGGACCTCAAGACCGAGCGGGCCATGGCCCTCGGCGCCGCGATGGCGCTGCATCCCGAAGCCACGCTCGATCTGACGCTCTTCAAGCTGGTCAGTGACGTTCTGGCCAGCGGCATGAGCGTCACGCAGGCGATCAAGATCGATGCCCGCAAGGAATACCGCAGCCATGCCAAGATGGACGAGATTGACGAGACCTCGCTTGAGCAGGTGGCGGCGGCGCATGATGCGCTTGATCTGTCCTGGCTCGATGACACCCGCGCGCCCGCGGATCAGTTCGCGGCGTTTCGCGCGCTGGAGGCCGGCGAGAAGGCCAAGCTTGTGGCCTATGCCACGGCCAGCACCACGCAGTCCTGCTTCGCGCGGGACCGCCAGCGCGACAGCCTGATGCATGACTTCGAGATCGAGATCATGCCCGACATTCGCGCCCACTGGACACCGAATTCGGCCCTCTTCAACCGCTTCAAGAAGGCCTGGCTCCTGAAGATCCTCGGCGAGGATCTGGGTCTGACCCAGGAGGCGGTGACGCTGGCTTCGTCGAGCAAGAAGGAGATCGTCGCCTTCTGCGACAAGCTCTTCGCCGAGCCCTTCGCCACGCTCACGGACGCGCAGCGCGCTGCCGTGGCCGCCTGGTGCCCGCCGATGATGCAGACCGCCGGTGTCGCCTTTGACGAGGCGGAGCCCACTGCGGAAACCCCCGAGCCTGAGAGCGAGGTCGCGCAAGCGGCCTGAGCCATCACGCGACCCGCGCGTAGATCATGCCACCCGCGCGGGTCGACCCTCCCACACCCAACGGAAAGACATCCCCATGGCTATTCTCAAGTTCTCTGCCTCCGCTGTCGCGGCGCAAATCGCACATGCGCGTGCCTGCAAGACCTTCCTGCCCAACTGGAACGGGCCCGTGGACAGGCCGGCCCTGATCCTGATCGTTGGCAATGGTGTGCATCTGTGCTCGAACGGCATCGATGGTACGACCACCCGTATCGTCACCACCGAGCAGGCCGATCCCTCCTTCGCCTTCGCCGACGGCATGAACCCGTTTCGGGATACCGACTGGATGGCGCAGCGCCGCATGGCGTTTCGCGATCTGACAGGCCAGTTCTACACCGACATCCTGGATGACGTGCAGGTGCTCATCGACCGGGGGCGGGGTGCGATCCGGCTCGCCACCGATGGCCACAGCATCCGCGTCTTCGTGCGCCGGGCCTCGGACTATCTCATCGGCGGGACCTACGAGGTGCCCTCGGGCCTCGGCGGCACCTTCCGGGTCATTCTCAAGGATGCCTGCGACACCTTCGCGATCGTGCAGAACTGCGGCAATTGCGAGGATTTCGACGCCATGCAGCCCTATCGCGTGCCGCTGGATGCGCTGATGGAGATCGACGATCGGAGGGCGGCATAGTGGGATGGCTTTTCTACACCGACCGCCGTATCAAATCCTACGCGGATGAGAAGGCGGAAATTACACGGCTCTGCACCTTCGAGGGCGACACGCGCAAAACTGAACTGGTCAAGGCCTGCAAGGTCGCCTCCACCTGGTATGCGGCGGCAAGGGTCACCAATCTCGACGGCACCGCTGTCGAAGACACGACCTATGTGACCGATGCGGATGGCTCCATCACTTTCGCCGCCGTATTCCTTACCCGATATGATGACGGCTGCTGGGGCTACAAGGACATGGAGGAAAGCGCGGGACCGGTCGAATCCCGCGCGCCACTGAGCCTATTGGCCCTGCTGTCCGAGCTGAAAGACCTAGACAGCTATGCTCATGCCTGGCGCCAGCGCTGCCAGGACTGGGCTGCGATCCCGGACTACGAGGAAGGCGACAAGATCAAGCTCGCAGCACCTGTGACGCTCACTGATGGCAGTACCTGCCAGATTGTCACCGCGACCCACTACAGGCGCGGGCGGCAAAAGCGCCGCTGCTACCGCATCGAGGAAACTGGTGGGCTCGTACGCCTGTCGAAGGCCTCGCTTGCGGGCTCGGAGTTGCTCAGCTCCGCGAAAGGTGCGGCTAGCCCGGTGCTGGCGGAGTTCCTGGCGGGGCGAAATTAGGTCCTGCGCCGGACGGTTCATCGACCTGCCCGGCGACAGCAGATGCTGCGGCTTGTCTTGACAAGGCAATGCAAATGCATTACCTATCGCGGGCAGCAAAGAACCTTTTCTTCAGGAGACTGCCATGACAGCCCTCGCACAAGATGTCTCGAAACTCACGGATCGGTATCAGACGACCGTGCCGGCGGGTGTGCGCAAACAGCTCAAGCTGGGAAAGGGCGACCAGATTCGTTACTGCACCGAGCCGAGTGGCAGGGTCTATATCGAGCCCGTGCGCAGCGACGAGGAAGATCCCGTGCTCGGCGCCTTTCTCGATTTTGTCGAGGCCGATATCAAGGCGCATCCGGACCGCATTCGGGCGTTCGATGGGGCTTTGCATGACCGTCTTGCAGCACTGGTCGGAGACGTTGACGTCGATCTCGATGCGCCGCTATCGCTCGAGGATGAATGAGCAGCGATAGCGTGCCCGCTCAAGCGCCCCTTGTCGTAAACGGATGGTCGATTTATGCGCATCCGCTCTTTCTGGACCAGCTCGAAGGGCTGATCGAGGAAGTCGAGGCGCGTAAGGCACGCGATCCCAAGACCTGGCGCAAGAAGAATTCCACGAAACGGCTGGCCGCCATCTTCAAGCTGGTCACCGAGGCCATACCGGCAGATCCGGGTGCCGCCGCCTTCCGGCAAGGCGGCACACTCGGCGATCACCGCAAGCACTGGTTCCGGGCGAAATTCTTCCAACAGTATCGGTTGTTCTACCGGTTCAACAGCGATGCGAAGGTCATCGTGGTGGCCTGGGTGAACGACGACAAGACCCTGCGCGCCTATGGCAGCAAGACGGATGCCTATGCGACGTTCAAAGGGATGCTGGAAGATGGCAACCCACCTGACAATTTTGACGCGCTCCTGAAAGAAGCCGCGGCGGCGGACAAGCGGTTCGAAACTTCCCTTGAAGCGGTGCCCGATCGGTAAGTGGGCCAGCTTGCTGTGACCCTTTGGCATTATCGTTTACGACGCCCCGCTGGAAGATGTAGCATCGGCTAATGATACGGTCGGAGAAAGCACAATGATTGAGGCGGAAAAGGATGGGCAGCACCCCGGACAAGAGGAGCAATTCGCGCCTGACCTGGCGCGGCACCGTTTCCCAATTCCGGTTCGCGTTGCAGACATGCCCGATGACCTCGGCAAGCTGCTGGATATCGGGCTCGAGGAGCATTTCCGTGGCCGCTGAAGCGAATTCTTATGACGCGTGGTTTTGCGCGCAGGTAAAGGCCGCGCTTGAGGATGCACGCGCCGGAACATCTCAGGTTCCAGTGATGCATGCCGCACAGGCATTGATTGATGCGAAGCGGCAGGTCGAACCCAAGTCCTGACCAAGCCTTGGAGGTCAGCGCGGTCTGATCCCGTCATCCTGAAAAGCGAAAGCGGGCTTTTTGTCCTTTGGAACTCAGACCCTGATCCAAAGGAAAAGCCCCATGACCAAGCCCAAAACGGCGAACCCGACTTTTTCAATCTCCGACGCTGATCTCGCCTCTGCGCTGGCGCAAATCGGCGCGGAGATCAACCACCAGCCCCTGCGCAGCTCGGCGCTCGCACGCATCATGCGCGAGACGTTTCATGGCAGCGATGCCGGGGGCGCCTGGGACTGGCGGATGGCTTACGACCTGATGCAGGCCGCGGCCATCCAGGTGCTGCTGCGTGGGGACAACGCAGCGGGTGACATCGCTACCGCAAAGCTCCTCGCTTCACGGCTGCTGACAGAGACACGCCGCTCAGAGCATCAAATCCGACTGCAGCAGTTTTCCACGCCGTTGCCTTTCGCGGCAATGGTCGTGCGGGCGGCAGCCATTCGCAAGGGCGAGACTGTACTGGAGCCCTCGGCTGGCACCGGTGCCCTGGCTGCTTTCGCCGCCCGGGCTGGTGCCACGCTTTTGCTCAATGAAATCGACCCCTTTCGCCAGCGCCTCCTGCGCGCGGTTTTCGGTGGCGAGGTGACGGGCCATGACGGCGAGCATATCGACGATCTGCTGCAGACGCCGGTTCTACCCGACGTCGTGGTGATGAATCCGCCCTTCGCCTCCTCGGTCGATCGCTCCCGGGACAAGCACATCGCTGCCAAACATCTCATTGCGGCTGCAAAGCGCCTGGCACCAGGTGGGCGCCTGGTGGCGATCATGCCGCCGGGGTTCACGCCCGAACGCGATGCCGCGCATTGGTCCCGCGCCTGCGGTCTCCTGACGCCACGATTGGCGCTGACGATGCCGGGGCAGGTCTACCGCAAGCTCGGCACCTCTGTCGAAACCCAGCTGATGGTCTTCGACAAGGTGCAGGAGGACGGCGAAATGATCCGCGTCCCTGTGCGGGATCTGGATGAAGCCTTGGCATATGTCGATGCCGTGGCCGCAACACGGACCGAGATGCGCCCGGCCCAACGGGTTGAAGCGATCCCTCACGGGCGGCCGGTTCG
Protein-coding regions in this window:
- a CDS encoding type II toxin-antitoxin system PrlF family antitoxin, encoding MTALAQDVSKLTDRYQTTVPAGVRKQLKLGKGDQIRYCTEPSGRVYIEPVRSDEEDPVLGAFLDFVEADIKAHPDRIRAFDGALHDRLAALVGDVDVDLDAPLSLEDE
- a CDS encoding StaA; translated protein: MAAEANSYDAWFCAQVKAALEDARAGTSQVPVMHAAQALIDAKRQVEPKS
- a CDS encoding regulator is translated as MAILKFSASAVAAQIAHARACKTFLPNWNGPVDRPALILIVGNGVHLCSNGIDGTTTRIVTTEQADPSFAFADGMNPFRDTDWMAQRRMAFRDLTGQFYTDILDDVQVLIDRGRGAIRLATDGHSIRVFVRRASDYLIGGTYEVPSGLGGTFRVILKDACDTFAIVQNCGNCEDFDAMQPYRVPLDALMEIDDRRAA
- a CDS encoding ParB/RepB/Spo0J family partition protein; amino-acid sequence: MTTSFAPLTVAIGDLVPHPANVRSNSPETYDPENIAHLKASIAVLGLLQPLLVQKLDGKYAVLAGGRRHAALKELVADKAAKGFTAKTKVDCRLVPEECDVTTALSLAENITQAPMNAIDEFEAFARMMEVDGQTPETIAKTFGATVAAVKGRLRYGLIHPDIRAAARGKVITLDTMKAFAEHPSQEVQREVFEALTKDGGYLQAYTVRQALKSRGVQVSDDIGAFVREDYEARGGAVAADLLDEHSVLEDAALVETILLEKLGAAAEEARIKLGFAWADAMVRYDYATMADYGRVYPGPIEPDEAAQKRIDEITAELEKLQLEMEDEGLEDGAYNALYERVDALEEEARDLQEAYSAEDLARAGVIASWQSGQITFQVGLVRPEDTVKEEGARGSSANPTEGEAPDAGEITYPASLAEDLKTERAMALGAAMALHPEATLDLTLFKLVSDVLASGMSVTQAIKIDARKEYRSHAKMDEIDETSLEQVAAAHDALDLSWLDDTRAPADQFAAFRALEAGEKAKLVAYATASTTQSCFARDRQRDSLMHDFEIEIMPDIRAHWTPNSALFNRFKKAWLLKILGEDLGLTQEAVTLASSSKKEIVAFCDKLFAEPFATLTDAQRAAVAAWCPPMMQTAGVAFDEAEPTAETPEPESEVAQAA
- a CDS encoding DUF6927 domain-containing protein gives rise to the protein MGWLFYTDRRIKSYADEKAEITRLCTFEGDTRKTELVKACKVASTWYAAARVTNLDGTAVEDTTYVTDADGSITFAAVFLTRYDDGCWGYKDMEESAGPVESRAPLSLLALLSELKDLDSYAHAWRQRCQDWAAIPDYEEGDKIKLAAPVTLTDGSTCQIVTATHYRRGRQKRRCYRIEETGGLVRLSKASLAGSELLSSAKGAASPVLAEFLAGRN
- a CDS encoding strawberry notch-like NTP hydrolase domain-containing protein, with the translated sequence MTKPKTANPTFSISDADLASALAQIGAEINHQPLRSSALARIMRETFHGSDAGGAWDWRMAYDLMQAAAIQVLLRGDNAAGDIATAKLLASRLLTETRRSEHQIRLQQFSTPLPFAAMVVRAAAIRKGETVLEPSAGTGALAAFAARAGATLLLNEIDPFRQRLLRAVFGGEVTGHDGEHIDDLLQTPVLPDVVVMNPPFASSVDRSRDKHIAAKHLIAAAKRLAPGGRLVAIMPPGFTPERDAAHWSRACGLLTPRLALTMPGQVYRKLGTSVETQLMVFDKVQEDGEMIRVPVRDLDEALAYVDAVAATRTEMRPAQRVEAIPHGRPVRPVAAPRKTAGAPFAASKPRANAAIPLSFTSFDVPRDNTPVSDIYARYRPQRIEIAGAQEHPTPLVESIAMASVAPPVPSGAASAELRLPARLIEEGDLSEAQLETIIMAHDAHGRDLP
- a CDS encoding type II toxin-antitoxin system YhaV family toxin; this translates as MSSDSVPAQAPLVVNGWSIYAHPLFLDQLEGLIEEVEARKARDPKTWRKKNSTKRLAAIFKLVTEAIPADPGAAAFRQGGTLGDHRKHWFRAKFFQQYRLFYRFNSDAKVIVVAWVNDDKTLRAYGSKTDAYATFKGMLEDGNPPDNFDALLKEAAAADKRFETSLEAVPDR